The following are encoded together in the Brassica napus cultivar Da-Ae chromosome A9, Da-Ae, whole genome shotgun sequence genome:
- the LOC106403249 gene encoding uncharacterized protein LOC106403249, whose translation MDLGGLVYGLISSPVYLMTRPLFFCISACVFCLRSALVTTFVSADIVSSAICFNLSMIWRAVWGTVWGSVLLFTFPIRFLFSIPRERLLEQSLYQLRYELESLELNRKEIEDNLRAAIKEYRLMEQELDELEDEHDGAITRIKKLEAELQELKEENIKLKEACGNEYLSMKGKNKAEEEPSEVSSTPKPKNIPYGSKEEAEFTSVESPLYPFAKATIPKDEELTPRVLGLERNVAVSRSVFSAMLALVVGVVMYGAKEQELCTPLIGALFTVVGISLRSVVQFFSTVKNKPALDAVALMSLNWFIVGTLTYPTLPRVARVVVPRVLSTAGSVLALVRGGAVPSPPEIVNYFG comes from the exons ATGGATCTCGGAGGTTTGGTTTATGGGCTGATCTCATCTCCAGTATATCTAATGACCAGACCTTTGTTTTTCTGCATATCTGCATGTGTGTTCTGTCTTAGATCAGCTCTTGTTACAACCTTTGTGTCTGCTGATATTGTGAGCTCTGCTATTTGTTTCAACTTAAGTATGATCTGGAGAGCTGTGTGGGGCACAGTCTGGGGTTCTGTTCTCCTCTTTACGTTTCCGATTCGATTCCTGTTTTCTATACCAAGAGAAAGACTG ctTGAGCAGAGTCTTTATCAGTTGAGGTATGAGCTGGAGAGTCTTGAATTGAATAGAAAAGAAATAGAAGATAATCTGCGCGCCGCGATAAAAGAATATCGACTCATGGAACAGGAGTTAgatgaactagaagatgaacaTGATGGAGCCATTACAAGAATCAAAAAGCTAGAGGCTGAG CTGCAAGAACTTAAGGAGGAAAATATTAAGTTGAAGGAAGCTTGCGGAAATGAATATTTGAGCATGAAAGGCAAAAATAAAGCAGAGGAAGAACCTAGTGAAGTCAGCAGCACACCAAAGCCAAAGAATATCCCTTATGGGTCAAAGGAAGAAGCCGAGTTTACATCTGTCGAATCACCTCTTTATCCATTTGCAAAAGCGACAATTCCGAAAGACGAAGAGCTAACACCAAGAGTTCTCGGGTTAGAGAGAAACGTTGCGGTTTCAAGAAGCGTGTTCAGTGCGATGCTGGCGCTGGTCGTGGGGGTAGTAATGTATGGAGCCAAAGAACAAGAGCTGTGTACTCCACTTATAGGAGCTCTCTTCACTGTGGTTGGTATCTCTTTGAGAAGTGTGGTTCAGTTTTTCTCAACGGTTAAGAACAAACCGGCTTTAGATGCAGTTGCTTTGATGAGCCTCAACTGGTTTATCGTTGGTACTCTTACTTACCCAACCCTACCGAGAGTTGCTAGAGTGGTG